From the genome of Verrucomicrobiia bacterium, one region includes:
- a CDS encoding DUF262 domain-containing protein produces the protein MKFSLSQWKIEQLVGSFNDEVIDLTPPFQRGRVWPSKLRQGLLKNIIEGKPVPAVFLYKTPVGSKNNFVILDGKQRLESILLFIGHDRDDLRIPKWTSYIHSRKDRKQVGFKTTVAGSQKSLKELSNSEVIKFRDYPLSIIEIDFDDEVTLEEIIQLFVDINQSGIKVTRFDIVKALYLKDAFFKQLFHLIAIQEKRGRDTNIKIKSSSFSRVMKHLDIVNRVDDAQNRVDVMWERLCEFALFAATSQHRKPSQILKDLISRKQSRPKTPKLTSLQVDQISRVFSFLERAYKSSNLGKTRWATDQTHFYILVTALIEEIRHVLPINYVTAFPPARVDNLIKFDAAITGNSPYGITPTIAKKIKSYIDLSEKQTTDAAKRQDRVKLFKEIVSTI, from the coding sequence GTGAAATTCTCCCTAAGCCAATGGAAAATCGAACAACTTGTTGGATCGTTTAACGACGAGGTTATTGATTTAACGCCGCCTTTCCAGAGGGGGCGAGTTTGGCCTTCAAAACTGCGCCAAGGTTTGTTGAAAAACATAATTGAGGGAAAGCCTGTTCCTGCCGTTTTTTTATACAAAACGCCCGTTGGCTCAAAAAACAATTTCGTTATTCTTGACGGAAAGCAAAGGCTTGAAAGCATATTGCTTTTTATTGGACACGACCGAGACGATTTGAGAATTCCTAAATGGACGTCCTATATCCACAGTCGAAAGGACAGAAAGCAGGTGGGTTTTAAAACGACGGTCGCGGGGAGCCAAAAAAGCTTAAAAGAGCTTTCCAATAGCGAAGTGATAAAGTTTAGAGATTATCCATTATCAATTATTGAAATTGATTTTGATGACGAGGTAACTCTCGAAGAAATCATACAGCTTTTCGTGGACATCAATCAGTCTGGAATCAAAGTAACTCGCTTTGACATCGTAAAAGCACTTTATCTGAAAGACGCTTTTTTCAAGCAGCTTTTCCATTTGATTGCCATTCAAGAAAAGCGAGGTAGGGACACAAACATAAAAATAAAATCGTCTTCGTTTTCGAGGGTGATGAAGCATTTAGACATAGTCAATCGGGTTGATGATGCGCAGAACCGCGTAGATGTTATGTGGGAAAGACTATGTGAATTCGCTTTGTTTGCCGCCACTTCGCAACATCGCAAACCGAGCCAAATTCTTAAAGATTTGATAAGCCGCAAACAAAGCCGCCCCAAAACCCCCAAATTGACATCACTCCAGGTTGATCAAATCAGCCGCGTTTTTTCATTTTTGGAACGCGCTTACAAAAGTTCTAATCTTGGCAAAACCAGATGGGCTACAGATCAAACGCATTTCTATATTTTGGTCACCGCATTAATTGAGGAGATTCGACATGTTTTGCCTATAAATTATGTGACGGCATTTCCCCCTGCGCGCGTTGATAATTTGATTAAATTTGATGCTGCTATTACAGGAAATAGTCCTTACGGCATCACCCCCACAATAGCAAAAAAGATTAAGAGCTATATTGACCTTTCGGAAAAGCAAACGACAGACGCCGCAAAAAGGCAGGATAGAGTAAAATTGTTTAAGGAAATCGTAAGTACGATTTAA